A portion of the Cloacibacillus sp. genome contains these proteins:
- the clpP gene encoding ATP-dependent Clp endopeptidase proteolytic subunit ClpP — translation MPYYVPTVIEQSGRGERAYDIYSRLLKDRIIFLGTQINDDVANLVVAQLLFLESEDPDKDISLYINSPGGSVSAGMAIYDTMQYIKPDISTICLGMAASMGAVLLTAGCAGKRIALPNAKVMIHQPLGGMEGQASDIEIHAREILKTRAKLNQILASHTKQPIERIEADTDRDFYMSAEEALKYGIVDKIIEKR, via the coding sequence ATGCCGTATTATGTTCCAACGGTTATAGAGCAGTCTGGCAGGGGTGAGCGCGCCTATGACATATACAGCCGCCTCCTTAAAGACAGAATAATATTCCTTGGCACGCAGATAAACGACGACGTCGCAAACCTCGTCGTAGCACAGCTTCTCTTTCTCGAAAGCGAAGACCCTGACAAGGATATATCGCTGTACATAAACAGCCCGGGCGGTTCGGTTTCCGCAGGTATGGCGATTTACGACACGATGCAGTATATAAAGCCGGATATTTCCACCATCTGCCTCGGGATGGCGGCGAGCATGGGAGCCGTGCTCCTTACGGCGGGATGCGCCGGCAAGAGGATCGCGCTCCCAAACGCGAAGGTAATGATCCACCAGCCGCTCGGCGGCATGGAGGGACAGGCCTCTGACATAGAGATACACGCGCGAGAGATATTAAAGACCCGCGCCAAACTCAATCAGATACTGGCCTCCCATACGAAACAGCCGATCGAGAGGATAGAGGCCGATACGGACAGAGATTTTTACATGTCCGCGGAAGAAGCGCTGAAATACGGAATCGTCGATAAGATAATAGAAAAACGTTAA
- the yihA gene encoding ribosome biogenesis GTP-binding protein YihA/YsxC has translation MSVWKSDLFCTAFNKQQLPPPNYDEIVFLGRSNVGKSTLVNALLGKKIAKVSSKPGKTRSINFYNVEAEPNKFSLVDIPGYGYAARGKDERKVWWRLIEDYFNEDRPISYVVHLIDFRHGPLANDIELINWLDSMEMPRLVVFTKGDKITAGKRKGQYNAIMREGLDSMLPPFLTSGANNDEMSKLRDGIEQCLTEIRKLDAQDAKKNR, from the coding sequence ATGTCCGTATGGAAATCAGATCTATTTTGCACGGCCTTCAACAAACAGCAGCTCCCTCCGCCCAACTATGACGAGATAGTCTTTCTGGGACGCTCGAACGTTGGAAAGTCTACGCTGGTCAACGCGCTGCTCGGCAAAAAAATCGCAAAGGTAAGCTCAAAGCCCGGCAAGACGCGCAGCATCAACTTCTACAATGTAGAGGCGGAGCCTAACAAATTCTCGCTCGTAGATATTCCCGGATACGGATACGCGGCTCGCGGCAAGGACGAACGCAAGGTCTGGTGGCGGCTCATTGAGGATTACTTCAACGAGGACCGCCCCATATCATACGTCGTGCATCTCATCGACTTCCGTCACGGCCCGCTTGCGAACGACATTGAGCTGATCAACTGGCTCGACAGTATGGAGATGCCGCGCCTCGTCGTCTTCACAAAAGGAGACAAAATAACTGCCGGAAAACGCAAAGGGCAGTATAATGCGATAATGCGCGAGGGACTCGATTCAATGCTGCCGCCGTTTTTAACATCCGGCGCAAACAACGATGAGATGTCGAAGCTTAGAGACGGCATTGAACAGTGCCTAACCGAAATAAGAAAGCTAGACGCTCAGGACGCAAAGAAAAACAGATAA
- the clpX gene encoding ATP-dependent Clp protease ATP-binding subunit ClpX, which produces MYDNGNKYNNKNKVNRCSFCGKPQSDTARLFSGQQSNVFICSDCLHLGNILLKGEHLSDDVELETPRAEAKPDYTSLPSIDELPKPVEIRDFLNQYVIGQQQAKKVLSVAVYNHYKRILNPAMDDDDVELPKSNVLLVGPTGSGKTLLAQTLAKMLHVPFAMTDATTLTEAGYVGEDVENILLRLLQAADFDIQSAERGIIYIDEIDKIARKSESTSITRDVSGEGVQQALLKIIEGTVANIPPKGGRKHPSQEMIPINTSNILFICGGAFDGLEKIISQRTNEKQLGFGGEITSNATKHNGSELLKKLQPDDLRTYGFIPEFIGRLPVLVALESLTTEALVQILKEPKNAPLKQYIKLFSLEGIKLNFTDDAAETIAEKAAQLNTGARGLRTVLESLMLDLQFEIPNRNTKTASLTVTKAAVEGTEKPQTETDSEGNDAEE; this is translated from the coding sequence ATGTATGATAACGGAAATAAATATAACAACAAAAACAAGGTCAATCGCTGCTCCTTCTGCGGAAAGCCGCAGAGCGATACTGCCAGGCTTTTCTCCGGCCAGCAGTCCAACGTCTTTATATGCTCCGACTGCCTGCACCTTGGAAATATCCTTCTAAAGGGCGAGCACCTGAGCGACGACGTTGAGCTAGAAACGCCGCGCGCGGAGGCAAAACCCGACTATACCTCGCTACCGTCAATTGATGAACTGCCCAAACCGGTCGAAATCAGAGATTTCCTCAACCAATACGTCATAGGGCAGCAGCAGGCGAAAAAGGTCCTCTCCGTGGCGGTCTACAACCACTACAAGAGGATATTGAACCCGGCGATGGACGACGACGACGTTGAACTTCCAAAAAGCAACGTACTGCTCGTTGGCCCGACAGGTAGCGGCAAGACGCTGCTCGCACAGACGCTTGCGAAAATGCTGCACGTGCCGTTTGCCATGACGGACGCGACTACGCTGACAGAGGCCGGCTACGTAGGCGAAGACGTCGAAAATATACTGCTGAGGCTGCTCCAGGCGGCTGATTTTGACATACAGTCGGCGGAGCGCGGGATAATATATATCGACGAAATCGATAAAATAGCGCGTAAATCAGAATCCACCTCCATAACGAGAGACGTTTCTGGAGAAGGGGTACAGCAGGCGCTGCTTAAGATAATAGAGGGCACCGTGGCGAACATTCCTCCAAAGGGCGGGCGCAAGCATCCGAGCCAGGAGATGATCCCCATCAACACCAGCAACATCCTCTTCATCTGCGGAGGCGCTTTTGACGGGCTCGAAAAGATAATCTCCCAGCGTACCAACGAAAAGCAGCTCGGTTTCGGCGGCGAGATCACCTCAAACGCGACAAAGCACAACGGCTCAGAGCTTTTGAAAAAATTACAGCCTGACGACCTGCGCACTTACGGCTTCATCCCTGAGTTCATCGGAAGACTGCCGGTGCTGGTGGCGCTTGAGTCGCTGACGACTGAGGCGCTCGTGCAAATACTCAAGGAACCGAAAAACGCGCCCCTTAAACAATATATAAAGCTCTTCTCGCTGGAGGGCATCAAACTTAATTTCACAGATGACGCTGCGGAGACGATAGCCGAGAAAGCCGCCCAGCTCAACACAGGCGCGCGCGGACTGCGCACGGTCCTTGAAAGCCTGATGCTCGACCTGCAGTTTGAGATACCAAACAGAAACACAAAGACAGCCTCGCTCACCGTGACAAAGGCGGCGGTCGAAGGCACGGAGAAACCGCAGACAGAAACGGACAGCGAAGGCAATGACGCAGAAGAATAA
- the lon gene encoding endopeptidase La, with amino-acid sequence MTQKNKPDLYPVIPVRELIVFPGVVSPLFISRPKSMRAVEEAGEHDRIVFITAEKKPYQDTVKPESLYTKGTLCKILQNVRLPDGSLKVVVEGGCRAEAERFSTAEPFMLAHVKTIETVECDPSQKTRAYMRTLLREFETNVHLDPKMPDEIARSVQDIDNPDVLCDIVASHCNLDITDKQKILETPDTSDRLALLLKMLVDENSLLALERDIEEKVRSEIDKDQHNYYLREQLKVISEDLGEESPETESEELRASACAAEMPEAVLQKVNKEISRFVKLPPFSPEAAVARNYIENLIDLPWNKSTKDNLDLVNAKKVLEEDHHGLEDVKKRILEYLAVKKRAGKEMRAQVICFVGPPGVGKTSLGKSIARAMGRNFINISLGGMHDEAEIRGHRRTYVGALPGRIIQKIKQCGVNNPLILMDEIDKLGSDFRGDPSSALLEVLDPEQNWNFTDNFLEAPFDLSRVIFITTANSTSSIPRPLLDRMEIIPLSGYVLEEKIKIAQKHLIPRIMKEHGLGARELSISETVLKEIIGSYTMEAGVRSLDRQISKVARKIVAELSAQTPETPKKRAALTKDRLHKILGAEMLHGTHLPKDGSAGTAIGLAWTEAGGDVILIESAVMDGTGKVTYTGNLGDIMQESATTALAYLRSNAEKHGLNGFDWNKKDIHIHVPAGAVPKDGPSAGITLALSLCSSLTGRAIASEYAMTGELTLRGSVLPIGGLREKILAAKRLGITQIILPEDNKSDASELSPWVLSGMTLHFVSNVEEVFKLALRAEE; translated from the coding sequence ATGACGCAGAAGAATAAGCCAGACCTCTACCCGGTGATCCCGGTAAGGGAACTGATAGTCTTTCCGGGCGTCGTCTCGCCGCTTTTCATTAGCCGTCCAAAGTCAATGCGCGCCGTTGAAGAGGCCGGCGAACACGACCGCATCGTCTTCATCACTGCGGAGAAAAAACCTTATCAGGATACGGTGAAGCCTGAGTCGCTCTATACAAAAGGTACTCTTTGCAAGATACTTCAAAACGTCAGACTGCCCGACGGCTCGCTTAAAGTCGTAGTCGAGGGCGGATGCAGGGCGGAGGCCGAAAGGTTCTCCACGGCGGAACCCTTTATGCTGGCCCATGTTAAGACCATCGAAACGGTGGAATGCGATCCCTCGCAGAAGACACGCGCGTATATGAGGACGCTGCTGCGCGAATTTGAGACAAACGTACATCTTGACCCAAAGATGCCGGATGAGATCGCACGCTCCGTGCAAGATATAGACAACCCTGACGTTCTCTGCGACATCGTAGCCTCTCACTGCAACCTCGACATAACAGACAAGCAGAAAATACTTGAGACGCCCGACACGTCAGACCGGCTTGCTCTGCTTCTTAAGATGCTCGTCGATGAAAACAGCCTGCTTGCGCTTGAACGCGACATAGAAGAAAAGGTTCGTTCGGAAATTGACAAAGACCAGCATAATTATTACCTGCGCGAACAGCTGAAGGTGATAAGCGAGGACCTTGGCGAAGAAAGTCCCGAAACAGAGTCGGAGGAGCTTCGCGCCTCGGCCTGCGCCGCCGAAATGCCGGAGGCGGTGCTGCAAAAGGTTAACAAGGAGATATCGCGCTTCGTGAAGCTGCCGCCGTTTTCACCGGAGGCGGCCGTCGCGCGCAATTATATCGAAAACCTGATAGACCTGCCGTGGAACAAGTCCACAAAGGACAACCTCGACCTCGTCAACGCAAAAAAGGTGCTGGAAGAGGACCATCACGGCCTCGAAGATGTAAAAAAACGCATACTGGAATATCTGGCCGTCAAAAAACGCGCCGGCAAAGAGATGCGGGCACAGGTAATATGCTTCGTAGGACCTCCGGGAGTAGGGAAGACCTCTCTTGGCAAATCCATCGCGCGCGCGATGGGCAGAAATTTCATAAACATCTCGCTCGGCGGAATGCACGACGAAGCCGAGATTCGCGGCCACAGGCGCACCTACGTCGGCGCTCTGCCCGGACGCATAATCCAGAAGATAAAACAGTGCGGCGTCAACAACCCGCTCATTCTAATGGACGAGATAGACAAACTAGGCTCCGATTTCCGCGGAGACCCGTCTTCCGCGCTGCTTGAAGTGCTCGACCCTGAGCAGAACTGGAACTTCACAGACAACTTCCTAGAAGCTCCGTTTGATTTGAGCCGCGTCATATTCATCACCACCGCCAACAGCACCTCAAGCATTCCACGGCCGCTGCTTGACAGAATGGAAATAATCCCGCTTTCCGGCTACGTGCTAGAAGAAAAAATCAAGATAGCCCAGAAACACCTGATACCGAGAATAATGAAGGAACACGGACTAGGCGCGCGTGAACTTTCAATATCGGAAACCGTGCTCAAAGAGATAATCGGCTCCTATACGATGGAGGCCGGAGTGCGTTCGCTTGACAGACAGATATCAAAGGTGGCGCGCAAAATAGTGGCTGAGCTTTCGGCCCAAACGCCAGAAACGCCGAAAAAACGCGCCGCACTCACGAAAGATCGCCTTCATAAGATACTTGGCGCGGAGATGCTCCACGGAACCCACCTTCCAAAAGACGGAAGCGCGGGAACCGCTATAGGACTTGCCTGGACAGAGGCGGGCGGCGACGTCATACTGATAGAGTCCGCCGTAATGGACGGGACAGGCAAAGTCACCTACACAGGCAACCTCGGAGACATCATGCAGGAATCGGCAACCACGGCGCTCGCCTATCTCCGCTCGAACGCGGAGAAGCACGGTCTGAACGGCTTTGATTGGAACAAAAAAGACATACACATCCACGTACCGGCCGGCGCGGTGCCTAAGGACGGGCCGTCCGCCGGCATAACGCTTGCGCTTTCGCTCTGCTCGTCGCTTACTGGGCGCGCCATCGCATCAGAATACGCGATGACCGGAGAGCTTACGCTTCGCGGCAGCGTACTGCCGATAGGCGGCCTCAGAGAAAAGATACTTGCCGCAAAACGCCTTGGAATAACACAAATAATACTGCCCGAAGACAACAAATCGGACGCGTCGGAGCTCAGCCCGTGGGTGCTTTCGGGAATGACGCTCCATTTCGTATCAAATGTCGAAGAGGTATTCAAACTCGCCTTAAGAGCGGAGGAATAA